A genome region from Lucilia cuprina isolate Lc7/37 chromosome 3, ASM2204524v1, whole genome shotgun sequence includes the following:
- the LOC111678112 gene encoding uncharacterized protein LOC111678112, translating to MTDTITESWLYYVFVVLMLIPVYMLFKLLKFFGWELFVNN from the coding sequence ATGACGGACACTATCACTGAAAGTTGGTTGTATTATGTTTTTGTAGTCTTGATGTTAATACCTGTTTATATgctgtttaaacttttaaagtttttcggTTGGGAACTATTTGTAAACAATTAG